The Thermomicrobiales bacterium genome contains the following window.
TCCGAAATTCTTGCAACCTACGGAATGACGGACTATCGCATCCGATTATCTCTGCGTGGTGAAGAAGGCAAGTACGTCGCCGACGACGACAAGTGGCAACAGGCCGAAGACGCGCTACGGGCCGCGCTGGATGCCAAGGAGGTCGCCTACGACCCGGTCGAAGGCGAGGCCGCGTTCTATGGCCCGAAGGCGGACTTCATGGCCAAGGATGCGCTCGGGCGGGAGTGGCAACTGTCGACGATCCAGGTCGACTTCATTCAACCCGAGCGGCTCGGCTGCAAGTACATCGGCGAAGACGGGCACGAGCACACGCCGGTCGTCATTCACCGTGCGGTGACCGGATCGACCGAGCGCTTCCTCGGCGTGATGATTGAGCACTTCGCCGGCGCGTTTCCCGTGTGGCTCGCGCCGGTCCAGGCAATCATCATTCCGATCGCCGACCGACATCAGACATATGCCGAGAGTGTTGCCCAGCGACTACGAATGCGCGGGTTCCGCGTCGAGGTGGATCTCGGCAGCGATCGCATGCAGAACAAGATCCGTGTTGCGCAGCAGCAAAAGATCCCGTTCATGCTGGTTGTCGGTGACAAAGAAGCTGAGGCAGATGCGGTTGCCGTCCGTTTGCGCTCTGGAGAAAATCTCGGCGCAACGCCAGTCGAACAATTCATCAACCTTCTCGGCGGACTCGTCGATAGCAAGTCACTGTCGCTCGTCGAGTAGCCATTGATTCCTCGTATCCTCCGGGTGCTGGCGGCAGTCCGCCAGCGCCCGAGCGACCGGTGGCTAGCGCACGGATGAAGGGCACGGGATGTTACCAGAGGATCGTCGTGAGCGGATGCGTCGCTACCGGCTGTGGCTGGTTGTCGGCAGTCTCCTGCTTGTCACCTGGACTCTCTGGACTGCCCGTGAGGCGCTCTTCCCGTTTATCATCGGGCTGACAGTCGCCTACCTGCTCCAACCCCTCGTCAACCGCGTTCAACGCATGATTCCACCACGCGGCGTTCTGGTTCGGATCCGACGCACTCTCGCGGTGATCGTCGTGTACGGTGTTGCGCTCGGCGTCCTCGGTCTTAGCCTCTACGTGTTCGGAACCCGGATCGCACACGAGACGATTGACCTCGTAGAGAACATGCCCGGCTATGTTGACATGGCGCGTGATGAGTTCCAGTCCTGGAACGACTGGTATCTGGAGACAATCCCGGCAAGTGTTCGCCTGAAAATCGAGGAGAACCTCGACGAGGCCGGCCGCGTGGCTTCGTCAGCGATCCAGGCGACCCTCCTCGCGACGGTCGGCACCGTCCAGAGGGCAGTCGGACTGATCGCTGGGCTGGCTCTCCTGCCACTCTGGATCTTCTATCTGCTCAAGGACCAGGGTAAGGCGTTCGACTTCTTTTACCGGCTCTGGCCACGTCCGCTGCAGCGCGATGTTCGCAATATCGTCGGCATCGTCGACGGCGTCCTCGGGTCATACATTCGCGCCCAACTGTTCCTCGGGGTCGTTGTCGGAGTCGTGACGCTGATCGGGCTGGTCGTCCTTGATATTAAGTACGCCGCGCCACTCGCGATCCTTGCCGGGATCTTCGAGATGGTTCCGATCCTCGGACCCTGGCTATCGTTCATCGCAGCCGCGATCGTCGTGCTCGCAACCGACCCTGGGAAGATCTGGATCGTCGCGATCCTCTTCCTGTTGATCCAGCAAGTCGAGAATACGTTTCTGGTGCCCAAGATCCAGGGCGATGCTGTCGATATAAACCCGGCAGTCATCATGGTGCTCCTGGTCGTCGGCGGCGCGCTGATGGGCGTCATCGGTGTCGTCGCAGTCGTGCCTCTTGCTGCGATCGCGAGAGACGTTTTCATCTACGTCTATAACCGGCTGACGGAGGAAGCTCACAGCAGCGACGCACTCCCCCCTCACGGCCATATTCCCGAATAGCCTCCAGTTCGGAGGCTACCGTCGGATATCCGACTCATCCGCGGCGAAGATCGACGCGAGCTCGGCAATGAATCGCTCGTCGTCATCGATCTCCATCTGGTAGGCGGCATCATCCGCGCCGAGGGGGCTTGCGGGGAGCGAGAAGCGCACCCAGCCCTCGGCAGCCGCCACACACACGAACTCGGTCACCCGGATTTCAAATTTCGCGTAGGTGACTGGCGGCGCGAGAATCTTGTAGTACCGCTCGCCCATCCCGTTCGCGGTCCAGATTTGACGGATCATCTGACGGTGACGCGCTGCGATTCCCGACGTGCTCAGCTCCTGCGCGAGAAAGCCGCGCACGAACGCTGACATCCAGCCCAGCTCACGCATCTCATCGGAGCAGATCGGACAGAGCCCGCCCGGAGCATCCGGATAGTCAAATGAACGTTTGCATCGGTAACACCACAGGAATGTGCGCTTTGCCATGGTCTATGCTAAACCGCCTCGAATGCTGGATACTTGCCAGCGGCCACTGTCTCGTTTCGGCTGATTCGATTGAGGCCAACGCGTCAGCGGGATGACCCGGCAAGGCCCCGCATCAGTTGATCCATCGCCAAGGATACAGGAGACTAATGCTCGCACTACATAACGCCTTGTACACGACGCTATTGATGCTGACGGGCGGGCTCACGGTGTGGGCCTTTTTTCTGCTAATCACTGGACGTCCGATCGACGGAGCCTATCGGTCGACATATGTGCTGATGATCGGCGCTGCGATCGGCCAGGGCATCGTTGGGATCGTGATGCTCCTGGAGGGTCTCCGACCTGGACAGAGCTTTCACTTCCTCTACGGCATCAGTCTGGTTGTGTTCACCGGATTCGGCTACGCCTGGGCAACGCGGGGGGACGCCAGACGGGAGACCGTCACATTGGCTGTTGCCGCGCTCGCCGCGTTCGGGCTGATCCTTCGAGCGGCCGCGACCGCCCACTAAGTGAGCGGTCGCGTCTCTCAGGGCTTCATTGCGACAGGCGCCAGCCGAAGTCTATTCCTCGTCGGATTTCCGGTCAGCCCAGCGCTGGACGACATGTGTCAGCCAGATGCCGACGATCATCAGTGGGAAGACGAGCAACAGCTCCATCTGCTCGGTTGCGCGAAATAGCATCGGTCGCCCTCTCTTCGCCTGTGTGACGGCGCTACTGCAGCGTCTTAATGAAGGCGATGACCGCGTTGATTTCGTCATCGCTCAACTGGAACGGCGGCATGACCGGCGCGAAGCCCTTCACGATCTTGGCTCCGGGCTGAAGAATCGATTCCTTGATGTACGCGTCGTCGGCTGTCACCGTCGACCCGTCCTCGAGCGTCACCTCGTGACCGTAAAGTCCCTTCCAGGACGGTCCGGTCTTCGGCGTGCCGTCGATTGAGTGGCACGCGGCGCACTTCTCCTGATAGATCTGCTGGCCCTGCTGGGCGAGCGGGTCCGAGATAGGCGACGCTGCCGATGTGGGCACCGGCGGCGGTGTCGGAGCAACGCCACCATGTTGCGACAGGACATATGCGTCGACCTTGGCCCAGTCACCGCTGTGGATCAGGTTCAGCACATCAGTAACCTGCTGCTCGGACAGCGGGCCACCGTCTGCCTGTCCCCAGGCGGGCATGATCGTCGGGCCGCCGCGCTCCAGAGTCTTGCGCAACACTGGCTCGCGCTGATCCCAGGCGGTT
Protein-coding sequences here:
- a CDS encoding AI-2E family transporter produces the protein MRRYRLWLVVGSLLLVTWTLWTAREALFPFIIGLTVAYLLQPLVNRVQRMIPPRGVLVRIRRTLAVIVVYGVALGVLGLSLYVFGTRIAHETIDLVENMPGYVDMARDEFQSWNDWYLETIPASVRLKIEENLDEAGRVASSAIQATLLATVGTVQRAVGLIAGLALLPLWIFYLLKDQGKAFDFFYRLWPRPLQRDVRNIVGIVDGVLGSYIRAQLFLGVVVGVVTLIGLVVLDIKYAAPLAILAGIFEMVPILGPWLSFIAAAIVVLATDPGKIWIVAILFLLIQQVENTFLVPKIQGDAVDINPAVIMVLLVVGGALMGVIGVVAVVPLAAIARDVFIYVYNRLTEEAHSSDALPPHGHIPE
- a CDS encoding c-type cytochrome codes for the protein MGSSQRQAAFVAIGLVVIASLVIIYLFNEPHRRSSAEEEKLTESVDRGMAIFSQFCVECHGPDGSAQGRRGVPLNVALNQEAGTAWDQREPVLRKTLERGGPTIMPAWGQADGGPLSEQQVTDVLNLIHSGDWAKVDAYVLSQHGGVAPTPPPVPTSAASPISDPLAQQGQQIYQEKCAACHSIDGTPKTGPSWKGLYGHEVTLEDGSTVTADDAYIKESILQPGAKIVKGFAPVMPPFQLSDDEINAVIAFIKTLQ